GGAGCTTCGCTGCCGGCAATCACGGGAGCGGGCGCGTCGGGGACGAGACGTTCGGCGGTGACGGGCAGACTGCGCGCGCTCTCGCCGGGGTCGATCTCGTCGAGCAGGTCGCCGGTGCGGATGGAAGCGGGGCCGCCCTTGCCTTTCACGTAGGCGCAGAGGCTGTAGTTCGGCTTGACTTCGACGACTTTGACGAGGGCGTGATAGACTTTTTCGGCGTCGATGATGGAGCCGTCGATGGCGCGGATCGGTTCGCCCTCTTCGTAGACGCCGTAGAGCTGGCCTTTGGCCGCGCCCTTGGCGGAGCCCATGTCGATGAGAGCGCGCTGCGGCGTGACTTTGATGACGTGATAGGCGACGCCGCCGATGCGGCGTTCCAGTTCGCGCACAACGCGCTTGACGGCTTTCATGGCGGCCTGCGAACCGACGCCGCCGTACTGCGTCGTGCCGATCACGGTACCTTCGTACACGGCGCCGGCGATGGCGCGGCTGGCCGCGCCGGTCTGACGCAGAGCGGCGGTGATGGCGCCGGTGGTGGTGTCGATGGTGCGGACGTCGAGCGTGACAGTGCCGACGTTGCTGCCGACGGCCAGGCCGAAGTTGTGGATGGGCAGCACGCCGCCGGTCTGTTGTTCGTCGAACTGGGTGACGGCGCCGGTGATGATCCATTCCACGCCGGCGAGACGCCCGACTTTGACGAGCGTCGATTCGGACACCAGTCCCGACATGGAAAGCCTCTGCTCGCGGGCCACTTTTTCGAGGGCGGTGCGCTCGTAGACCTGGAACGATCCGGAATTGGAAAGTTCGGTGATGAACATTTCCGTGAGCGCGTCGGCGACGTCCGACGAGACTCCCGGCGCTCCCGACCTGAAACGGTCCACGCCGATGCGGATCACGGCCGCGGCGGGCGAAAGCAGAACGCTTGTCATCAGAAACGCGGCGGCGCACAGCGTTTTGATTCCTTTCATCGATAATCCTCCTTGGAGTAATAAAACAACCTGCGCTCTGGGGTGGAGCGCAGGTTGTGATGGACCGGAAAGAACTTATTCGTAGTCGAGCTTGACGTCGTCGGGCTTGCGGATCGGCTCGATGCCGTCGCCGCGTCTGAGCCCGCCGCCGCGGACGATCTTGGCCTTGGAATACTGGGGACGGGCGTCGATGATCTGGATCACGGCGACATAGTAATGTTCCGCGTCAAGTACGTTGCCGTGAAGGTCGCGGATCGCTTCGCCCTCGCGGTACACGGCGTAATACTGGCCCTTGCGGGCGCTGCCGGTGGCCGTGCCGGCGTCGATGGTGACGTTGCGGACGCCCTTGGCTTCAAGCACGTGGAACCCTTCGGCGCTGCCGGGCGCGGCGCCGGCGCCGATAGCGGCGCGGAGATTGGCGATCACTTTGGTAATGGCCTTGTGAGTGGCGGTAGCCAGCTGTCCGCCGCTGCGGCCGGTACCGAAACCGCCGTAGCGGCTCAGCAGTCCGCCGAGGACGTTGGTGCCGGCGCCCTCGGCGCGCCCCGCGTAAACGATGGCGCCGGTCGTGGTGTCGACGATCCTGACGTCGAGCGTAACGTAGGCGGTGTTGGTGTTGATCAGGCCGCCGATCAGGCTGCTGCCGCCGCCGATAATGCCGCCGCCGGCGGTGTCGCTGGCGCTGTATTTGGTCACGGCGCCGGTCATCATGTACTGAGCGCCGGCAAGACGTCCGGTGCGCGAGGCGGTGTTGCTGTCGATCAGGCCGGACTGCCCCATGCGCTGCTCGCGGGCGATCACGTCGAGACGGTCGCGCTCGACGACCTGGAAGGTGCCGCTGTTGACGAGCTCGGTGATCATCATGTCCATGATGGAATCGACGGGCACGTGGCGGCCGGAACTGTTGCGGAAGGTCTCGACGGAGATGGTATAGGCCGCAAGAGACGGAACGGCGAGGCACAGAGCGGCGCAAAACGCCAGCAGGATTTTGAGCGATTTTTTCATGGTCTGGGAGCTCCCTTCGGTCTAATAGATGTCGACGTACATGGTGCTGTCGGTGATGTCGTTGATGCGGGCGTAAGGCACTTTGTCGACGATGGCCTTCTGCAGTTCCTTGAGGTCGAAGTTGCCGAACACGGTCAGCTGGGCCCAGTCGCCGTCAAACCGCCCGGTGCGGGCGGAGGTGACGCCGTAAACCGTCTTGCAGGCGGTGACCACGCTTTGTACGGATTTGAGGTCGCGCGCTCCTCTGACGAAGACGTAGAAGCCCCCGTCGGTGACGTTGGGGTTGGCGGGCACGCCGGTGATTTTCTCGGCAAGTTCCTCGGCCGCTTTCCTGACGGCTTTGATCTCGGACTCGTCAGGCGTGGCGCCGACTTCCTTGCCCATGGCGGAATCGGAGAAGATCGTGCGTCCCGTGGAATCGTAAACGTGCACCATGACGACGGCCGAGCCGGTGTACATGCCGAACTCGTTGCGGATCGTGTCCAGCACTTCCACGGTGCCGTCGACGTACTGGCTGACGCCGTGCGCGCGGCTGATCTTCTTGACGGCGCCGGGGCCGGGTTGTTTGGGCTGAGCCTTGACGATGCGGGCGGTGATCTGGTCGCTGACGACTTTGTAGCCGTTTCTCACCAGCGCGCTGCGGATCGTCTCCGTTGCCAGGGCGGCGCCGCGGGCGGCCGAGGCGTAGTGCGTATAGCTCATGCCGCCGTAGTAGTTCCAGCTGGACAGCGACGTATAGCGCGTGCCGGGCTCGACGTCGTAAAGGATGACGGCGATGGCCCGGTTCTTCCGCAGCGGCGCCGCGACGGCCGTGACCGCCAGCGTCAGCACCGCCAGCGCGGCGAGGGTGAAACGAAGGACTTTGCGGTTCATAATGGATACCTCCCCAAAATTAAGGCTTTAAAAACACATGGTGTTGAGAAGCTGCGCCCGGCCCGCGACCGCTCCGAGAAGCGCAAAGGCGACGACCAGCGTCAGCAGGATCAGGAAAAAAGCGGTGGTGCGGCAGAACCGTTTCATGACGAAGACTTCCTTCAACGCAAATTTTGTTGCTTTGTAAAAAGCATAACGGCAAAGATATCCGGACGCATTAGCGAAAACAACAATATTTGGTTCTGTCGGACCGCGCGGAACGATCCCTTGCAGGAATTTTGTTTAAATATAACATACTGATAAAAGAAAGAAAAGACATCACCCGTTGGGGTGAAATTTGAGGGGAGAGTGCAGAAAGATAGATGAGCAGAATGTTTGTAAAAATATAGTTGAAATATAAGATTTTAATTGACTGTCCCGGCATTTTTTTATAAACTCGTGAAACACGGAAGAAGTTCTGCGTTATCGCAAGCAGACGCACCGGATGATGCAAGAGATTCTTATAGCCGCAGATGTGCAGATGACGGAAAAGAGGAGAACTGAATCTTATGGTTGAACTGGAGCACTTCGAAAACGCGGAACTCTTCAAAAAAATCAACGCTTTGCCCGTGCGCGCCATTGTCGAAACGCCGTTTTACGGCAACAACGTCACGAAGATCGAAAGCGTCGCCCAGGCTTATGAGCTGGCCAAAAACAGCCCCGGCACGCTGGAGCTGACCGGTATGCCCGTGTATCAGCCGGAGGCGCAGGGGCTGCCGAAGGGCGCCAACGTGCTGATGTTCGACGACGGCGCCGTCGTCGGCCGCGCTGCGGCCGCCCGACGCATCGTCGGTACGCCCGGAGTGGACACGGCCGGACTGTGCAAGATCGTGCGGGAAGCCGTTTATCAGGGGCGCTTCCGCCGTTTTTACGAAGCCGAGACGGTGGTCGGGCTTGACACGGACTTCACCGTCCGCGCCCGCCTTCTGATCCCCGAAGGATTCGAGAACAACTTGCTGAGCTGGATGCTGAATTTCCAGTTCATGACCGACGAAGTGAAAAAATTCTACGCCGGCAGCCGCGTCATTCCCGGCGAAGGCGACATCCTCGTCTATTCCGATCCGTACTGGACGCATCCCGACTTTCCGCTCGGGCTGGCCTTCTTCTCGCCGGAGCAGAACTGCGCGGCCATTCTCGGCATGCGCTACTTCGGCGAGTTCAAAAAAGGCACGCTGACGCTCGGCTGGGGCACGGCCGCGCGCCACGGCTACGCCTCCTGTCACGGCGGCCTGAAGCGCTTCACGCGCCGCGACGGCGAAAAGTTCGTGCTGGCCGTGTTCGGCCTTTCCGGCTCCGGCAAGTCGACCATCACCCACGCGACTCACGGCGGCAAGTACGACATCATGGTACTGCACGACGACGCGTTCGTCGTCAACGTCAGGGAAAAGTACGCTATCGCCATGGAGCCGACCTACTTCGACAAGCTGCAGGATTACCCGATCGGCTGCGAGGCCAACAAATACCTGCTGACGGTACAGAACTGCGGCGTCACGCGCGACGCCGCCGGCAAAACGATAGCCGTCACCGAGGACGTGCGCAACGGCAACGGCCGCGCCGTCAAGTCGCGTTTGTGGACGGCCAACCGCGTGGACCGCATCGACGAGCCGCTCAACGCCATCTGCTGGCTGATGAAGGACCCGACGCTGCCGCCGATGCTCAAGCTCACCGGCGCCTCGCTGGCCGCGACGATGGGGGCCACGCTGGCCACGAAGCGCACCTCGGCCGAACAGCTGGCCCAGGGCGTCGATCCCGACGCCCTGGTGATCGAAAGCTACGCCAATCCGTTCCGTACCTATCCGCTGTCCATGGATTTCGAGCGTTTCAAGGCGCTCATCGAAGACGGCGTCGACTGTTACGTTCTCAACACCGGCGACTTCATGGGCAAAAAGGTGACGAAGGAAGACACGTTCGCCGCGCTCGAAGCCGTCGTCGACGGCACGGCGAAATTCGAGCCGACGGGGCTGCCCGGCATCGAGTATCTGCCGGTGAAAGGCTTCGAGATGGATCTGAACGACGAAAAATACCGCGCCGCCTTCATGGCCCGCATGAAAGACCGCGCCCGCTTCGTTGCCAGCCGCGAGACCGCCGGCGGGGGCGTCGACGAATTGCCCGAGGACGCTCTTGAATCCATCGAAGCGGTAGTCAGCGCGCTGAGAAAAATGTAGGAGCGCCGGGAACCGATTGCGATTACATAACGAGACAAGGCCCGGCGCCGGAAAATTTTTCCGGCGCCGGGCCTTGTCTCGTTATGCTCATTTGCCGCCGGGATCTTTTTCCTCGACGCCCGCCGAACTTGACGGCATGAAGAGCACCTTGACGGTGGAGATCATCAAATAGAAATCGAAAATCAGCGAGAAATGCTGGATGTAGAGCAGATCCAGCTTGAGCTTGTCCTCGAACAGCGTGTTGTAGCGGCCGAATACCTGCGCATAGCCCGTCAGGCCGGATTTGACCTTGAGACGGTAGCGAAACTCCGGGTATTGGCGGCAGTACTGCTCGATCAGCTCGGGACGTTCCGGCCGCGGGCCGACGAGAGACATGTCGCCCTTGAGGATGTTGAACAGCTGCGGCAGCTCGTCGATGCGCAGCATGCGCAGCCAGCGTCCCACGGGAGTGATGCGGCCGTCGTGGTTGGAAGCCATCTCGGCGCCGTTGGACTCGGCGTTCTGCACCATAGTGCGGAACTTGTACAGCTGGAACGGCTGCCCGCCCTCGGTGACGCGCGTCTGCCGATAGAGCGCCGGACCGCCGTCGTGCAGACGGACCGACAGCGCGGCGATCAGCATCAGCGGGCTGAGCGCGATCAGCGCCGCGGCCGAACCGGCGACGTCGATAGCGCGCTTGATGAGCTTCTGCTCGCTGCTCATTTGATGTCCGCGGAACAGGAAGGCGGGGATATCGTCGATCTGGCAGCGTACGGCGCTGTGGACGAAGATCTCGTCCACGTTGGGGACCATGAGCAGACGTTTGTCCGTCTCGTAGCAGTGACGGATCACCATGCTGCGGAACTCCGGCCGCCCGTGCCCGAGCATGAGCACCAGCGGCTGCCCGTCCATGGCGCTCTGCACCGCCGCATCCCCGTCGCTCTCGTGGCAGTACTGGACGATGCGATAGCGTTTGCTCTCGCTGAGGAATTTCCTCAGCACGCGCTCGTCGTCTTCGGGATTGGCGAGGATGGCCAGCGCGTCGCGGGCGGGATTGATGGCGAAATAAACGGCGTTGGCGGCGACGTAAAGCAGCGTTCCCGCCAGAACTTGCGCGCACGTGAGCAATATCATCGGCCCCACCGCGATGAAACGGTGCAGCATGAGGCTCAGCTGCGAGTATCCCGTGAAATTGGCGATGGCCAGCGCCAGCGAGAAGGAATAGATCAGCTCGCGCAGGCGCAGGATACCGATACGGTAAGCCCCGTATGAATAACTGAGAGTATAGAACACCAACAGGTAGACTACGCCGACGACGTAATTGTCCTTGAACATCAGGCGCGGCGCTTCGTACCAGATTTTGAAGCCGCCGATGTAAAGTCCGACGGCGGTGACGACGATCAGGATCTTGAAGAGGAACATGATGGACTTCTTGAATTTTGCAGCGATGGAACCATTCATGAAAGCCACTCCTCAATGGTGGATTGATGAAAGACAGATGCAAGAAGTCTTTCAGAACATTCATATCATAACACACGCGAGGCGAAAAAAGCGCTTTTTCCCCGAACGTCGGCGCCGCTTTGTTTCTTCTGAAATTCTTCAAGGTAAATGCAACGCAACATCCGGTACCCCGTTGCATTAAATCTGAATTAAAAGGAGCTTGCATTTAGTCTGAATTGATGAAAGACCTTTCTTACGAGACAACAGATCTCGGAAAGGAGTTCATCATCATGAACAAACATTTGACTCTGGCTGAAAGAAAAGCCATTGAAAGCGCCCTCAACCGGCGAGAATCTCTCAGAAGTATTGCCTCAACGGTTCTGAAGTCGCCGAGTACGATCTCCAGAGAGATCAGAAAACATGCAGAGACTGTCTTCAAAGGCTGTTATGGCCGGACAGTAAACTGCTGCCTTCACCGGTATGACTGCTCCGTTACTTCCCTTTGTAACACCTCTCCGAAATGCCGTTCACTGTGTTTCCGGTGCTCAAGATGTAATACGATGTGTCCTGACTTTAAGGAGGAGGTCTGCCCGCAGCTTTCGGTTCCTCCGTATGTCTGTAACGGCTGCCCCAACCGTCACCGCTGCACTTTAAAAAAACGGATCTATTCTGCTAAATCTGCAAATGACTCTTACGAGAAAACTTTGCATGAGGCTCGTGAAGGCTTCAATATCTCCGATGCCGAGCTTGCAGATATTGATTCTTTTTTCTCTCCTCTCATCAAACAGGGGCAGTCTCTCTATCATATTATCCGTAATAATCGAGATACTGTTCCCTGTTCTGAAAGTACCGCCAGACGGCTCCTGCTTTCGGGTATTTTAGAGGCACGGAAAATAGACTTGCCCCGAGCTGTCCGTTTTAAGAAGAGAAAGGGAAAAAGAAATAACATGAAGGTGGATAAAAAATGTCGTGAAGGCCGTACCTACAATGATTTTCTCTCTTTTTCGGAGAAACATCCGGACATGCTTATTACCGAAATCGACAGTGTCGTTGGCACCACAGGAGGAAAAGTTCTTCTGACTGTCATCTTAAGAAACTGCAACTTTATGCTGGCTTTTTTGAGAGATAAAAATACTGCTCAATCTGTTGAGCAGATTTTTACAATGCTCTTCACTCTTCTGGGCAGGAAACGCTATAAGTCCATGTTTCAGGTCCTTCTTGCTGACAACGGTACAGAGTTTTCCAATCCGACGGCTATCGAAAAAGGTCTGGACGGAGAAAGAAAATCATATATGTTCTATTGCAATCCACAAGCACCGCAGGAAAAACCGAAGGTTGAAAATAATCATACTCTCATTCGAAGGATCCTTCCCAAGGGAA
This sequence is a window from Pyramidobacter sp. YE332. Protein-coding genes within it:
- a CDS encoding CsgG/HfaB family protein gives rise to the protein MKKSLKILLAFCAALCLAVPSLAAYTISVETFRNSSGRHVPVDSIMDMMITELVNSGTFQVVERDRLDVIAREQRMGQSGLIDSNTASRTGRLAGAQYMMTGAVTKYSASDTAGGGIIGGGSSLIGGLINTNTAYVTLDVRIVDTTTGAIVYAGRAEGAGTNVLGGLLSRYGGFGTGRSGGQLATATHKAITKVIANLRAAIGAGAAPGSAEGFHVLEAKGVRNVTIDAGTATGSARKGQYYAVYREGEAIRDLHGNVLDAEHYYVAVIQIIDARPQYSKAKIVRGGGLRRGDGIEPIRKPDDVKLDYE
- a CDS encoding CsgG/HfaB family protein, coding for MKGIKTLCAAAFLMTSVLLSPAAAVIRIGVDRFRSGAPGVSSDVADALTEMFITELSNSGSFQVYERTALEKVAREQRLSMSGLVSESTLVKVGRLAGVEWIITGAVTQFDEQQTGGVLPIHNFGLAVGSNVGTVTLDVRTIDTTTGAITAALRQTGAASRAIAGAVYEGTVIGTTQYGGVGSQAAMKAVKRVVRELERRIGGVAYHVIKVTPQRALIDMGSAKGAAKGQLYGVYEEGEPIRAIDGSIIDAEKVYHALVKVVEVKPNYSLCAYVKGKGGPASIRTGDLLDEIDPGESARSLPVTAERLVPDAPAPVIAGSEAPPEPTVPDAPPLPQSDKTGKASVPGQYADEGGPVFKDNPPVNVNSCTDDRLFTAYNMPANRLSNLRIIYRNGQRSYKAGQYRSAYSMFNRSARENSFDLLNTYWAGMSALKCGDKKNARKCFDAVLAINPNYQPAQKALKHLM
- a CDS encoding phosphoenolpyruvate carboxykinase (ATP) → MVELEHFENAELFKKINALPVRAIVETPFYGNNVTKIESVAQAYELAKNSPGTLELTGMPVYQPEAQGLPKGANVLMFDDGAVVGRAAAARRIVGTPGVDTAGLCKIVREAVYQGRFRRFYEAETVVGLDTDFTVRARLLIPEGFENNLLSWMLNFQFMTDEVKKFYAGSRVIPGEGDILVYSDPYWTHPDFPLGLAFFSPEQNCAAILGMRYFGEFKKGTLTLGWGTAARHGYASCHGGLKRFTRRDGEKFVLAVFGLSGSGKSTITHATHGGKYDIMVLHDDAFVVNVREKYAIAMEPTYFDKLQDYPIGCEANKYLLTVQNCGVTRDAAGKTIAVTEDVRNGNGRAVKSRLWTANRVDRIDEPLNAICWLMKDPTLPPMLKLTGASLAATMGATLATKRTSAEQLAQGVDPDALVIESYANPFRTYPLSMDFERFKALIEDGVDCYVLNTGDFMGKKVTKEDTFAALEAVVDGTAKFEPTGLPGIEYLPVKGFEMDLNDEKYRAAFMARMKDRARFVASRETAGGGVDELPEDALESIEAVVSALRKM
- a CDS encoding IS30 family transposase, with amino-acid sequence MCPDFKEEVCPQLSVPPYVCNGCPNRHRCTLKKRIYSAKSANDSYEKTLHEAREGFNISDAELADIDSFFSPLIKQGQSLYHIIRNNRDTVPCSESTARRLLLSGILEARKIDLPRAVRFKKRKGKRNNMKVDKKCREGRTYNDFLSFSEKHPDMLITEIDSVVGTTGGKVLLTVILRNCNFMLAFLRDKNTAQSVEQIFTMLFTLLGRKRYKSMFQVLLADNGTEFSNPTAIEKGLDGERKSYMFYCNPQAPQEKPKVENNHTLIRRILPKGTTFDNLSQTDINLMMSHINSYGRKKFNGKSPAEIFINLYGEDVLHLLGLELIPPQDICLKRTLLAGK
- a CDS encoding sugar transferase, which produces MNGSIAAKFKKSIMFLFKILIVVTAVGLYIGGFKIWYEAPRLMFKDNYVVGVVYLLVFYTLSYSYGAYRIGILRLRELIYSFSLALAIANFTGYSQLSLMLHRFIAVGPMILLTCAQVLAGTLLYVAANAVYFAINPARDALAILANPEDDERVLRKFLSESKRYRIVQYCHESDGDAAVQSAMDGQPLVLMLGHGRPEFRSMVIRHCYETDKRLLMVPNVDEIFVHSAVRCQIDDIPAFLFRGHQMSSEQKLIKRAIDVAGSAAALIALSPLMLIAALSVRLHDGGPALYRQTRVTEGGQPFQLYKFRTMVQNAESNGAEMASNHDGRITPVGRWLRMLRIDELPQLFNILKGDMSLVGPRPERPELIEQYCRQYPEFRYRLKVKSGLTGYAQVFGRYNTLFEDKLKLDLLYIQHFSLIFDFYLMISTVKVLFMPSSSAGVEEKDPGGK